A stretch of Flexivirga aerilata DNA encodes these proteins:
- the ccsB gene encoding c-type cytochrome biogenesis protein CcsB, whose translation MNSLTSDLSLGGHATNIGLANTSNNFLYASAVVLALAMLAFAADLAGHPARAERAAARRAKAAEGVAAAGGDGGGTALLERTTAPVADVPPEKRQWAGIGLSLSWLGALLLGACVVLRAVSVGRPPLGNMYEFSIVGSFFVITAYLIWSLRRDVRSLGIFVVGPTLLTEMLAALVFYTAASQLLPSLKNYWLTIHVTVAILSVAFFTIAFSTTILFFVQKWREDIGDTKYKFMDAVPDSATMDRTTYGLLIIAFPLWTFTLIAGAIWAQIAWGHYWSWDPKEVWTLVIWVVYAAYLHARATAGWSGKKAAYISVAGFVCVIFNFTVVNMFIVGMHSYSGM comes from the coding sequence ATGAACTCCCTCACCAGCGATCTCTCGCTCGGCGGGCACGCCACCAACATCGGCCTGGCCAACACGTCGAACAACTTCCTCTACGCCTCGGCCGTCGTGCTGGCGCTGGCGATGCTCGCCTTCGCCGCCGACCTCGCCGGACACCCGGCCCGCGCCGAACGCGCCGCGGCCCGCCGGGCGAAGGCGGCCGAGGGCGTGGCGGCAGCCGGTGGCGACGGTGGCGGCACGGCGCTGCTGGAGCGCACCACCGCGCCGGTCGCGGACGTGCCGCCGGAGAAGCGTCAGTGGGCCGGCATCGGCCTGTCGCTCAGCTGGCTGGGTGCGCTGCTGCTCGGCGCCTGCGTCGTGCTGCGCGCGGTCTCGGTCGGCCGGCCGCCGCTGGGCAACATGTACGAGTTCTCCATCGTCGGCTCGTTCTTCGTCATCACGGCCTACCTGATCTGGAGTCTGCGCCGCGACGTGCGCTCGCTCGGCATCTTCGTGGTCGGCCCGACCCTGCTGACCGAGATGCTCGCCGCGCTCGTCTTCTACACCGCCGCCAGCCAGCTGCTGCCGTCGCTGAAGAACTACTGGCTGACCATCCATGTGACGGTCGCGATCCTGTCGGTCGCCTTCTTCACCATCGCCTTCTCCACCACGATCCTGTTCTTCGTGCAGAAGTGGCGCGAGGACATCGGCGACACCAAGTACAAGTTCATGGACGCGGTGCCCGACTCGGCGACGATGGACCGCACGACCTACGGGCTGCTGATCATCGCCTTCCCGCTCTGGACGTTCACCCTCATCGCGGGCGCGATCTGGGCGCAGATCGCCTGGGGGCACTACTGGAGCTGGGACCCCAAGGAGGTCTGGACGCTCGTCATCTGGGTCGTCTACGCGGCCTACCTGCACGCACGCGCGACGGCCGGGTGGAGCGGCAAGAAGGCCGCCTACATCTCGGTCGCCGGCTTCGTCTGCGTCATCTTCAACTTCACCGTGGTCAACATGT
- the resB gene encoding cytochrome c biogenesis protein ResB, whose product MSTETEKDSTAAAGRERPANKGGSARPTPTNQPKLGLLGTLRWLWRQLTSMRTALFLLLLLAVAAVPGSIFPQRSIDAPRVTTYLQDHKTVGPWLDRLSMFDVYSAPWFAAIYLLLLVSIIGCVVPRIGVHLKALRSPLPRVPRRLGRLPASAERVSAATPSDVVEATRAVLRRKGYRVRVDEPADGTQAIVAEGGRLRETGNLLFHTCLIVVVLAVAADHLMGWRGDVIVPEGGQPFVSTAGAYNTLNLGPWVNSSDIKPWSLDVKSLDVTFERNVSPDSPQYGQPRDFVASVTTQDPLGSKPVNQTLAVNGAVNLGGTSVYLLGNGYAPMVTVRDPKGKVLYHQATPFLSQGNTYKSVGAIKVPAASPKELGFFGMFLPTAAFDEKQGPISTFPAPDKPALVLGAYQGDLFPDSLPQSVYTLNTRKMTQVMNGSQPWRAVVYAGQSATLPDGTTISLDKQIPRWAGLSARYDPGKTTALVAALIGLAGLIMSMTLRRRRIFVKVGTEPDDDAAPGSTGSPRTLITAGALAKGEDPRLQVALDSLLEGVGQRLASPPTTRQAGS is encoded by the coding sequence ATGTCGACCGAAACCGAGAAGGACTCCACCGCGGCCGCGGGGCGTGAAAGGCCCGCCAATAAGGGCGGATCCGCGCGTCCGACGCCCACCAACCAGCCGAAGCTCGGCCTGCTCGGCACGCTGCGCTGGCTCTGGCGGCAGCTGACCTCGATGCGGACCGCGCTCTTCCTCCTGCTGCTGCTCGCGGTGGCCGCGGTGCCGGGTTCGATCTTCCCGCAGCGCAGCATCGACGCGCCGCGCGTGACGACCTACCTGCAGGACCACAAGACCGTCGGGCCGTGGCTGGACCGGCTGAGCATGTTCGACGTCTACAGCGCGCCGTGGTTCGCGGCGATCTACCTGCTGCTGCTGGTCTCGATCATCGGCTGTGTGGTGCCGCGCATCGGCGTGCACCTCAAGGCGCTGCGTTCGCCGCTGCCCCGGGTGCCGCGCCGCCTCGGCCGACTGCCCGCGTCGGCCGAACGCGTCTCTGCCGCAACGCCTTCCGACGTCGTCGAGGCGACCAGGGCGGTCCTGCGGCGCAAGGGTTACCGGGTGCGCGTCGACGAGCCGGCCGACGGCACCCAGGCGATCGTCGCCGAGGGCGGGCGGCTGCGGGAGACCGGCAACCTGCTCTTCCACACCTGCCTGATCGTCGTCGTGCTCGCGGTCGCCGCCGACCACCTGATGGGCTGGCGCGGCGACGTGATCGTGCCGGAGGGCGGGCAGCCGTTCGTCAGCACGGCCGGCGCCTACAACACCCTCAACCTCGGCCCGTGGGTCAACTCGAGCGACATCAAGCCGTGGAGCCTCGACGTCAAGAGCCTCGACGTGACCTTCGAGCGCAACGTCTCACCGGACTCCCCGCAGTACGGCCAGCCGCGTGACTTCGTGGCGTCCGTGACCACCCAGGACCCGCTCGGCAGCAAGCCGGTCAACCAGACCCTCGCGGTCAACGGCGCGGTCAACCTCGGCGGCACCTCGGTCTACCTGCTCGGCAACGGCTACGCGCCGATGGTCACCGTGCGCGACCCGAAGGGCAAGGTGCTCTACCACCAGGCGACGCCGTTCCTCTCCCAGGGCAACACCTACAAGTCGGTCGGCGCGATCAAGGTGCCGGCCGCCTCCCCGAAGGAGCTCGGCTTCTTCGGGATGTTCCTGCCGACGGCGGCCTTCGACGAGAAGCAGGGACCGATCTCGACCTTCCCGGCCCCGGACAAGCCGGCGCTGGTGCTCGGCGCCTACCAGGGCGACCTCTTCCCCGACTCGCTGCCGCAGTCGGTCTACACACTCAACACCCGCAAGATGACGCAGGTGATGAACGGCAGTCAGCCGTGGAGGGCGGTCGTGTATGCCGGGCAGAGCGCCACGCTGCCCGACGGCACCACGATCAGCCTCGACAAGCAGATCCCGCGCTGGGCCGGGCTCTCCGCGCGCTACGACCCCGGCAAGACGACCGCGCTGGTCGCCGCGCTCATCGGCCTGGCCGGCCTCATCATGTCGATGACGCTGCGTCGCCGGCGGATCTTCGTCAAGGTCGGCACCGAGCCCGACGACGACGCGGCACCGGGCTCCACCGGCTCGCCGCGTACCCTGATCACCGCGGGCGCACTCGCCAAGGGCGAGGACCCACGCCTGCAGGTCGCGCTCGACTCCCTGCTCGAAGGAGTCGGACAGCGGCTGGCAAGTCCCCCGACCACGAGGCAGGCAGGCTCGTAA
- a CDS encoding cytochrome c biogenesis protein CcdA, with translation MTADAAQTVASGSLPIAVALAVVAGVVSFASPCVLPLVPGFLGYVTGLTDERRRTRLVTGAFLFVVGFSVVLVSVAAAYSWVTNLRYLHQDAMIRISGVIVVLLALVYLGFIGQRGIPVRWRPSAGLLGAPLLGAVFGLSASPCVGPVYGAILNLANPIGQGSASRGVVLAAFYCLGLGLPFLLIAAGWSRAEKASRWLRDHHRPIQLVGGALMLAVGVVMISGQWLDLITWVQTRLTGSENFVPVI, from the coding sequence GTGACAGCTGACGCAGCCCAGACGGTCGCCTCCGGCAGCCTCCCGATCGCAGTCGCGCTCGCGGTGGTCGCCGGAGTCGTCTCGTTCGCGTCGCCGTGCGTATTGCCTTTGGTGCCAGGCTTTCTCGGCTATGTCACCGGACTGACCGACGAGCGCCGCCGCACCCGGTTGGTGACCGGTGCGTTCCTGTTCGTGGTCGGCTTCTCGGTCGTGCTGGTGAGCGTCGCCGCGGCATACAGCTGGGTGACCAACCTGCGCTACCTGCACCAGGACGCGATGATCCGCATCAGCGGCGTCATCGTCGTCCTGCTCGCGCTGGTCTACCTCGGCTTCATCGGGCAGCGCGGCATCCCGGTGCGGTGGCGTCCGTCGGCCGGGCTGCTCGGGGCGCCCCTGCTCGGCGCGGTCTTCGGGCTGAGCGCGAGCCCCTGCGTCGGCCCGGTGTATGGCGCAATCCTCAACCTTGCCAACCCGATCGGGCAGGGCAGCGCGAGCCGCGGCGTCGTGCTGGCGGCGTTCTACTGCCTCGGGCTCGGCCTCCCCTTCCTGCTCATCGCGGCAGGCTGGTCGCGCGCGGAGAAGGCGTCCCGGTGGCTGCGCGACCACCACCGCCCGATCCAACTGGTCGGCGGTGCCCTCATGCTGGCGGTCGGGGTCGTGATGATCTCCGGCCAGTGGCTGGACCTCATCACCTGGGTGCAGACCCGACTGACCGGCTCCGAGAATTTCGTACCGGTGATCTGA
- a CDS encoding TlpA family protein disulfide reductase, which yields MMSRRAVVGGALALTAALGLSACGSGGDSSIAKQAKAGDDKNYISGDGGIEQLAPDKRGKPVQLSGKLLDGTPWSSGKDAAGKIVVINVWGSWCPPCKEEMPALQKAWESFQPKGNVVMIGVDRQESPETGAAYLKTAGVTYPSLQDDGGAALVALQGKATATPSTLVLDTQHRIAARVSGPTTTTTLTGLVQDVVSKG from the coding sequence ATGATGTCCCGTCGCGCCGTCGTCGGCGGCGCCCTCGCACTCACCGCCGCTCTCGGGCTGAGCGCGTGCGGCTCCGGCGGCGACAGCTCGATCGCCAAGCAGGCCAAGGCCGGCGACGACAAGAACTACATCTCCGGCGACGGCGGCATCGAGCAGCTCGCGCCCGACAAGCGCGGCAAGCCGGTGCAGCTGTCCGGCAAGCTGCTCGACGGCACACCGTGGTCGTCGGGCAAGGACGCGGCCGGCAAGATCGTCGTGATCAACGTCTGGGGTTCCTGGTGCCCGCCGTGCAAGGAGGAGATGCCCGCGTTGCAGAAGGCGTGGGAGTCCTTCCAGCCCAAGGGCAATGTCGTGATGATCGGCGTGGACCGGCAGGAGAGCCCGGAGACGGGCGCGGCCTACCTCAAGACCGCCGGGGTCACCTATCCGTCGCTGCAGGACGACGGGGGAGCGGCGCTGGTGGCGTTGCAGGGCAAGGCGACCGCAACCCCGTCGACGCTCGTGCTCGACACCCAGCACCGCATCGCCGCGCGTGTCAGCGGCCCCACCACCACGACCACCCTGACCGGCCTGGTCCAGGACGTCGTGAGCAAGGGCTGA